The following DNA comes from Sinorhizobium fredii USDA 257.
GCTTTAGTTTGAATTGGCCGGCGGGCCGCGGGTTCATATCCCTTCAAGGCGAAGGACCGGAGACATCCGGACTGAGCGGCATGCTGCCGGCTTCCAGTCTCAGGCGGATGGAGAGTTCGCGTTGCTGCCTTTGATCTGGACGCCCGGGAAGCGGGAAGAACGGATTCTTGGTCCGTATGAATCCGAGCGTCTCAATTGGGGCCGGAAGCGGTCCGGCAAGTTTCGGAATAGCAACGAGAATGCCGGACATTGCGTGAAACGCGGTAAGCGGTTAGCTGACGGCGTCCGACCTGAAGTTCCAGGGCATGAGGGCTTCGATTTCGGATGCTGGCCAGCCTTGAGCAATGCGGGTCAGGGTCTGCGAGAGCCAGTCGAGCGGATCGGCGCCATTCATTTTCCATGTTTTATGCCGACCGTCGAACTATGCCGAGCACCTCTTCCAACATACCGGTTGAAACGCGCTTCTCTTGCCGTTTTGGTCGAAGACCAGTCGTTGGCACTCGGCATAGTTCTCATGCTCAGAGGGCGTTCAGGAATTCCAGAAGCCGGTCATTTGGTCGAAATCGCTTGGTCTTGGCGCCTTCGTACGGCTTCAGCTTTGCGAGTGCGGATTCCTTCAGTTCAAGATGTGCATGAAGATAGGTCAGCGTCGTTTCCATCGCCTCATGGCCCAGCCACAGGGCAATGACCGAGCAATCGACGCCCGCCTGTAGCGGCTCCATGGCAGCGCTGTGCCGCAAGACATGGGGCGACACCCGCTTCGAGCGAAGGGAGACGCAGTGCTCGCGCGCTTTGGCGACATATTTGTTCAGCAGGGCCTGCACGCCGTCGGCGCTGAGGCTGCCACCGTGCATATTCGGAAAGAGAGCCGTTGCGCCTCGCTTCCCTGGTTCCTTGAGCCAACGCCGGAGGGCTTGCTGTGCAACCTTGGTGAGCGGCGTACTTCGCTCTTTGCGGCCCTTGCCGACGCATTGCACATGCGCGCCCTGGCCCAGCATTACCGAGTCTCGGTCAAGATCGATGATCTCGGAGACCCGCAGCCCCGTTTGCGCGGCCAGCAATAGCAGAGTGTAATCGCGGCATCCCAGCCACGTGCTTCGATCCGTGCAGTCCAGGATCGCTCCAATCTCGGGCCTGGTTAGAAACTGAAGCTGCCGCTTGTCACATCGCTTGCTGGGGATCGCGAGCACACGCTGAATGTGGGCGCTATGTGCCGGCTCCTGAACCCCGCATATCGGAAGAAAGATCGAATGGCTGTGAGGCGGAGGTTCCGGGTCCTCACCGAGGCGGATCTCTTCGTCTCAAGATCCTCCAGGAATGCGCCGATGAAAGGAGCGTCCAAATCCCGCAGTGTCAACTGAGATGGGGATCTCCCAAGGCGCGTCTGTGCGAACGCAAACAGGAGCCTGAAGGTGTCGCGATAGGAGGCAATGGTGTTGGAACTTACACCTCGATGCTTCATGAGCCGATCTGTGAACCACCGCTCGATCAGCACGGTCAGGTCGTTCGTGCGTCTCATGACCGAATCTCCCAGCGCTTATCCAATCGCCGTACGGCATGGTTCATCAGTTCCGGCGCGGCGGACAGGTACCAGTAGGTGTCGCGAACATTCGCATGGCCGAGGAAGGTCGAGAGAACCGGCAGCTCGCGTTCCACATCTTCGCCAGCGCGATGCCAGTTGATCAGGGTCTGGACGGCGAAACGGTGACGAAGATCATGAATCCGTGGGCCATCGCGATTCCCCTCCTGCCGTAATCCGATTTGCCGGGAAAGTCGCCAGAACACGCGGTGCACGTATTGATGCAGCAATCTGCCGCCCTGTTCGGCGACGAAGAAATAGGGACTGCGCGGCGTACCAAGGTGTGCATCGCGTCGGACGGCATAGTCTGAAAGGACAGCGATTGTCGTGGCGTGCAGCGGGACCAGCCGTGACTTGCCGAACTTTGTCTCTCGGATAGTAAGGACGCCCTGGTCGAGATCGACGTCGGCCCGGAGCAGGCCGAGCGCTTCGGAATGGCGCAGTCCGGCCACCGCTATCAGTCCGAACCGGCAGTGATTCCAGCGTCGAGGGCCGGCGGCAGCGAAAGTGCTGCCGCCACAAGCGCCTGAATCTCGATCTCGCTATAGATGTAGGGCTTTGTCCGCCGTGCCGGCGGCACAGCGTCGCTTGGTGGCACTTCCGTCAGAGGATCGAAATGAGTGAGGTGCTAGGCAAAGCAGCGCACATCAGCCAGGCGGATGGACCAACTCGGCTGTCGGCCCATCAACGTCACCCATTCCATCGCCAGATCAGTCGTGATGGTATCGGCGCCGCGGGCTTCCATGAAGGTGACGAATGACGACAACCGTCGTGCCGGACCGTCGTATTTGTATCCCAGCCCTTGGCGCATGCCGACATAGCGCTTGAGCGTTGTGCGAAGCCGGCTCATTGGACACCTCCCGGCCAGGGTAGGCTCAGTTCACGCAGCTTCTCAATAGGTACTGTCACATTGATTGAGCGGTGGTTCTTGTAGGTCGGTGCACTCACGGTCATGGGTGCGCTGCTACCTCAATTTCCTTACCGCTCAATCAATGTGACAGTACCCGTCTAGCCGCACTAGCGCTTCATTGACCATCAGCCGGATCGGGCGCAGTGGATGATCGGCTGGCACGAAATCCTCCAACCGCTCATCGTGAACAGCTGCTCCATGAACACATCGCTCCTGCGCATCGAACCCCTCGCCAAGGGGATCGGTAGTCTATCTTTGGCGTAGGTATTTCAGCAGTCTGCTAGGCGCCCGCCGCCACGTGCGGGCGACGCCGGCATCAACCGGCGGGCAGATGTGCCGAGGGCAACAAGCGCGCCTGACGTAACGCCGCCAGATCAGCCGAGCCGGTGCAGAAGCAGGCGACGGCCAACTGGCGGATGACGATCTCGAAATGTGAGACAACCGCCTCGGTGGACACCGTCGCCGCGCCCAGCACGCCGGCCGCCTGCCCAGCGATGTCCGCGCCCAGGCGGATGGCCTTGGCCACGTCGACGCCGTCGCGGATCCCGCCCGACGCGATCAGCTTCACCGTTGGCAGCGCCCGACGTACCGCCTGCACGCTGGCCGGGGTCGGAATCCCCCAATCAGCGAACGCCATCGCCACGGTACGGTCGGCGGCATCGCGGGCGCGCTCGCCCTCCACCGCGGCCCAACTGGTGCCGCCGGCGCCGGCGACATCGATTACCGCCACGCCCGCCTCGACGAGCGCACAGGCCACCGAGGCGGACAGGCCCGACCCCACTTCCTTAGCCACGATCGGCACGCCCACGCTGCGCGCGGCGCGAGCGATCTGCGCCAGGACGCCGCGCCAGTCGCGGTCGCCCTCCGGCTGTACCGCTTCCTGCAGCGGATTGAGATGGATGATGAGTCCATCGGCCTCCAGCGCATCCACCGCCCGGCGCGCCAGGTCCAGGCCGTCGGCCTCGCGAAGTTGCGCGGCGCCGATATTGGCCAGCAAGGGAATGTCTGGGGCCAGGCGGCGCAGCGCGCGCGTCAGCCCCTGGGAGTTGCGGGATTGCAGGCTCAAGCGCTGCGAACCGACGCACATGGCGATCCCCAAGTCTTGCGCTGCCTCGCTCAGATGCCGGTTGATGGCCTCGGCGCGTGGCATGCCGCCGGTCATGGAGCTGATCAGCAGCGGCGCGCGCATGGTCTTGCCCAGCAGCGAGGCGCGCAGGTCGATCTGCGTCAGCTCCAACTCGGGCAATGCGCAGTGTTCGAAACGGATGTACTCCCAGCCGGCGGCGACCGTGGCCGGCGCCGTTCGCCGATCCAGCACGATGTCCAGATGGTCGTCCTTGCGCCGGCTCAGGGCGGTGTCGCTCATGCTCGCTCCATCCGTCGCATCGGGCGACGGCGTTGCGTCGGATCGGACCGACGGCAGCGCGCACACGCCGCCGCCTCCCGCGCATTCAGGCCGGCGCACGCTGGCCTCCCCCCGCAGCGTCGCTGCGGTAGCGGCTGGTCGAGGTCTGGTAGAACTGCGCGCGGATGGCCGCCATGGCCTCGATCAAGGGTCCCCACGGCGCGGGAAAGCGTTCTTCCGCCATCACCCGGTGCAGCATGCGCGTATGGCCGGCCAGCTCGTCGTTGAGGAACTCCACCGCAGGCATAGCCGGATAGCGCTGCTGCACCAGGATCGCCGCGTTGTCGGCCTCGCCGGCCGACCTGTCCTTATCGCGTCCATGCAGATCGTTCTGCAGGCGCCCTATCGCGGAGATGAGCCGCAGGACATGGCGAAACGCCGGACGCGCGCGCAAGGTCGCCATGTCCAGCCCCCACAGCAACGACAGGCAACAGAACACGTTCGCGTAGCCGATCGAATCGATACCGTTGTGCAGGTACTCGGCGTAGGACCAGCGTTCCGCCCCTGCCGCCTGCGCGTGTCCGGCGCGCAGCGCCGCGCAGTAGCACCGGGTATCGTCGAGAAGCTGAGCATAGTCGCGACGATCGTAGGCGAGCGCGGCCAGCGAAGCGCGCAGCACAGCGCAGCCCTCGAATCCGGGGAGCGCGCACGGCACGCCCTGCCCCACCGCCAGCTCCACTGCGGCGAGCTGCTCCGGCGCGATCAGGCCAAGGTCGTTGCAATCGTCGAGCCAGAACAGCAGCGCCAGTTCGCGATAGAACGCCACGATCAGCGTTTCGTCCTGCGGATCGCGGCCGGTG
Coding sequences within:
- the fni gene encoding type 2 isopentenyl-diphosphate Delta-isomerase, whose product is MSDTALSRRKDDHLDIVLDRRTAPATVAAGWEYIRFEHCALPELELTQIDLRASLLGKTMRAPLLISSMTGGMPRAEAINRHLSEAAQDLGIAMCVGSQRLSLQSRNSQGLTRALRRLAPDIPLLANIGAAQLREADGLDLARRAVDALEADGLIIHLNPLQEAVQPEGDRDWRGVLAQIARAARSVGVPIVAKEVGSGLSASVACALVEAGVAVIDVAGAGGTSWAAVEGERARDAADRTVAMAFADWGIPTPASVQAVRRALPTVKLIASGGIRDGVDVAKAIRLGADIAGQAAGVLGAATVSTEAVVSHFEIVIRQLAVACFCTGSADLAALRQARLLPSAHLPAG
- a CDS encoding terpene synthase family protein is translated as MIQTERALQQVLEWGRSLTGFADEHAEEAVRGGQYILQRIHPSLRDTSARTGRDPQDETLIVAFYRELALLFWLDDCNDLGLIAPEQLAAVELAVGQGVPCALPGFEGCAVLRASLAALAYDRRDYAQLLDDTRCYCAALRAGHAQAAGAERWSYAEYLHNGIDSIGYANVFCCLSLLWGLDMATLRARPAFRHVLRLISAIGRLQNDLHGRDKDRSAGEADNAAILVQQRYPAMPAVEFLNDELAGHTRMLHRVMAEERFPAPWGPLIEAMAAIRAQFYQTSTSRYRSDAAGGGQRAPA